Part of the Vigna unguiculata cultivar IT97K-499-35 chromosome 3, ASM411807v1, whole genome shotgun sequence genome, TGGACTCGTTACGTGAGATACACTCGGAAAATGTTTTGTTAAGTTCTCCATCTGAATGTACTTTCTCTCCCTCAGTATAACATGTCAATGATCCTGAAGTACAAGGTTCAAGTGTGTCATCTGGCTCTGCAAGCATATGACCCTTGTGAGACTCATGCAACTTTGAAAGCTGGGCATTAGTCTGCTCTGGTCCACAGTCGATATTCTGATCCTTGTGAAATGAATCAACTCTTAATTCTTTAACATCTGCACAAAGTTCATTTTCCTGTTTAACCTTGGAGCTAAAACTTCTTTTAATGAGAGAGTCCAATGAGTATAGTCGGTGATCCCAAACATGTGAACCAATAAGAAGAGATCGCCTCAGGCGATTTAGTTCCAGAATGTCTAATGCCATCTTCCCAGGTTGTGGAGCCACTGTGCCTGACCGCAGCAAAGACTTCGTACAAATGcatgagaaaacaaaaagaaaattaaagaaaaatacttataatgatattcaacagaaaaataaataatgaacaTACAAATACTTGCACACAAGTAGGTTCTTCAACACCAAGTACAATAAGACAAGAATGATGCATTAGATAGACagaatataaaaattagtttgcTCACATGATAGTCGCTTCTTTCTCTTCGAAGCATATCTTTCAGATCAAGTATGTGGTTCTGAATGTCACATGTATCTGATGATTCATTTCCAATACTAGCAGATACAATCTTTGTTTCCAGCCGTCCAAGCACATTGGATATCTCCGCATACAATGTTTCCACTTTAATAGAAAGCTGCAAAAACGAACAAGGTGAAGTTAAATTTTTATGCCAAGGAGCacattaactaaaattaaaagctaCTCTataatgaaaaaacatatatgcatgcgcacacgcacacgcacaaaCATATATTCAGAACTACATTTAAAATAGCACAGCAAATATTAACAGTTGCTTTCATATATCACCTCTTCAGCCTCCTTTCTAATCCACCCCTCTTGGATATGGCCAAATTCCAACACAGATGGGGGTAGATGGACAGAAAGAATATCAATAGGGGAATAACGGAAGAAAGCAACCATGCTCCCAAACCTGTTGTACATCAAGTTGTTTGTCACGTTTCAAGTATTGATAACCAgcataaattacaaaaacaaaataattgattGTTGATACATATGCTGGATGACTTACCCATAATAACGAAGGCAATCCCTCTGCAAGGAATGTCCACAGGTTGCAACTCGGTTTGCAGTTGCGTGGTTTGAAAAGCTAAGCTCCAAGAATTTTCCAAAAGATAATCCCCAAGCCGCATCTGACATGACAACTCTCCGAGTTGCTGGCGGAACTCCATCCTCAAATGGACACCTCAGACACCGGTGCCACATCCAAATCTTGCCATCTCTTTCTCCCGGTAACTTCACAGAGGGAAGGCGCTTAACGTTGATTGTGAGATTTCCTTGCAGGTGAGTAAAACAAAGGACATGTGCCTCTGCTGGCTCTTTACAAGATTGACAGCAGCATGCCTGAAAAAAGCACTTCATGTCATTTCACTTCAGACTTAACTAGTACCAGCAAGCAAATACAAGTAAAATCTACACACCTGATCAAACAGATCATCACGAAGATATCTTCCAAGAGGCTTATCAAAAGAGCCATAAAATTTTATGCGCAGCAACCTCGTACGTTCACATACAGTTCCTTTTGAAACACAATGACTTGAAAAGTATACCAGTATGCTCTGATGACCATCAGTGGCAGAAAAGTATTCACCAGAAAGCTCATCCTCGTTAGTCTTGTCTTTTGTTGAGTCAGCAACTTCACCACACTCCCTCTCCTCTTGAACCATGGTTTCAAGCAAACCTGATTGCGAAAAGTCTCTTGTACTAAAAATAGTGTCTCCGTCTGACTCATTGCACGGATGTATATAATCAGAATCTACTGTCAAATTAGaagtaaaattattatagtATGAATCAGAGAGTACACTCTCAGATCTATAATCTGCCATGGTGTCTGCATATGAATGACAACTAAGATCATCAGGATGCTCCAGCCCAGATCCCAAAGTTTCAAGTTTTAAATCAATGCCAACAATGTCTTTCACTCTAGAAGCATCGTCAACCTCTAATTGGGGCATGCTTGTAGAAAAGGTGTTAGATATCATGGAAATATCAGTGTCAGCAGTTGCACTCTCAGGCGTGTCAGTAGAATGTTTTACTATCATTTTAGGTAGGGAAGCACCCTCATCAGCAAGGAATGAGGTCTCAAGAGATAAGTGGTAGGCTGCAAAAACTGCATATTGCACAACATGCTTAATTTTCTTTAGTTCTTCCCGACATGTGCCCTTCAGCAAGACCTGtaatgaaaatcaaaatcaGAAACAGACACCATTACACATTTGTATCCACACATCATACTATAAAGAAGCATGGAAAAGAAAccatagaagaaaataaaaggaaaaggaaTACCGTGCAACCCAATCGCCTTGGACAACCTTCAAAAAACATTAATGTTTTAGATGGTTTCCTGTTTAACTGATTAGCAGTCTCATGATCTTCCACCATTCTGTCTAACCGGAACAACTCACAGTGCCCCAGTCGTGCTTTAGATAAATTATCCACTGATGGAGTGATAAGAGCACCAGTGCACCGCGCTATACGCTCCAACAAAGGCTTTTTGACATTTAACACCAAAGATATTTCCTTTGCAAGCAAATATTCCTGGGCACACGAAGCTACAGTTTTCTCTACCAGCAAAACATTTGGTCGAAGAGCCTCAATTTTTGAAATGATCATCTTCAAATGATCATTTTCCTGCCAGTATTTACAAATCAGAACTTCTTTCCaagtataaaaaattgtaactaGAAGACATAAAACTCATCGGTCATGAAGGCACCTGCTGTAGCAATGTATCAAAAGAAGCCAATTGATTTGGAACTTTCTGATACTCCAGAGCTCCTCCTAGAAGGAGGAGTCTAGGATTTTTGTATTGAGAGGTCATGCGcttgtgtttaatattttttgtacaaaCAACACCTTTGATAAGGGTgctacaaaacaaacaaaaatataatttaacattgATTGGATAATCTCATAGAAGCACCGAGAAACAGGGAACCGATTTATAAGGTATTTAGGCAAATTATAAAAACACATTACCTCTCACTTGGACTTCCGGATGCTATACATTTGACCTTTACATAATCACCAGGATCCATACTGCCACCTTTGCTGGTATCTGGCCGAACAAAGTTAGCAGCCTGCCATGCTACCGTTGCAACTATGTCAAGCCAGTCATCAGAATCATTTTCATTACCAACTTTAATTCCCTCTCCTTGTAAAAGCTGTGAAACAAGAGCTCTAAAATGCCCTTCAATGACAGCTCTTAAAGGTTCCTTGTTTCCATCATTATGTTTCTCCTTTCCAGCAAACATATTAGATAGACTGCTACTGGATGAGAACATGGCCCCTGAGTCACCAATATCATCATCCTCATCATCATATGCAAAGAAATTACCTTCGGcatcatcattttcatcatcagGTGGTGGGGGGAACCAAATATGACCATTGTTTTCAAAATCCAACGGCCTCTGCATATTCTCATCCTGGTTCCGGAAAATAGACAAGTCATCTGAAAAATAAGCAGTAGTATATGCATCCTCAGTCCCTTGTTCAGGCTTTCTTAAAACAGCCATACTTTGTTGACTAATGGGACCATCATTCTGAGGGATGGGGCCTTTCTCCTGCTCCTTCTGTACAGGAAGCCCAGCCCAACTAGAAGTAAAACCAATCCTAGAAGGGCTATCTGAAGGACTTGAGCCCACAGAATTATAGTTGTAAGTGTCATGTCTAGCACTAACGCTACTTGAATCTATATCTGAATAATTATCACAATATGTACGTGATTGGCTGAGAAAGTCCTTCCCAGAATCCTCCATCCCCTCTTCGTTACTCCTACATTTACACACAACACGTATCAAGCACAGGGGAATATTAGGGAAGGGCTACTTAAATCAATTATGCAAGTCACTTGGAGTTTCACACAATTGTAAAAGATCACTTGCTCCTAAACTCAAGGATAAGAAAGCATATATGGGAgaacatatattatattcatcaaTTAAAATGTCAATGAAAATTTACCCTCCCAATTGGAATAGTCATAGATAGATCATGGAACATCGTCATGCAAATATATGTGAGAACATATATCTATATTCATCAATTAAAATGCCAATGGAAATTTACCATTTTAATTGCAATAGTCATAGATCATGGAACATCACTATGTTCAGTTATAGATTAGTAATAACTTATTAATGCACTTCCAGATaatgtaaaacaaaaacattaacttTCTGTAATAAAGATAGAAATATATGATTACCTGAAGGTAGACAGATGAGTAGATAGCGACGAAGGGTGAGTAGCAGATGAAGTCAAACTCTTGTTGACTTCAGAACAAGGATAATACCCATAATCATGGTCATGAAAACAGCGTTCAAAGTGAGATCCCTGATTCAATTCAGCATTCAGAGGAGAACTGATCCTATCACTTTCAACACTAAAGCATGGAGAAGGTGGCTCAGGACTTTGTCTTGGACTCTCTTGAGGAGAGACAGAAGGGTGTACTTTCTCACTACACTTCCTCTGGCCCTCAGAACACATCCTCATATTGGCATCCAAACAAAACTTGCAGGAACGAATAGTTTCCCTGAATCCCGTGTTCTCAGATTCAAGATTTGGGAGATCACAAACCCCGATGCATTTCCCACAGAACCAACGACCACAGCTTTTGCAATTGTATGTCATCTCACTGAAATTTCTATTGCACTCACAACACATTTTGCTGCCGCTATGGTGCATATCAAATTTCTCAGACAAATAATACAAATCACTTCGTCCCCAAGAAACCCAAGACCTTACTTTTTCTAGATCTAATAGTGAGCTATCAGGTATTCCCATATAAGATGTAATGACCCAACAAAGAACTCAACCACTGCCTCAaaacaagaacaaagagaacTCAACTTTCCCTTCAGTATAGGGATTTTCTTTcacaagaccaaaaacataaaaagcaAAATCCTTTTGGCACCAGAATACTGATCACTAAAAttgtctaaaattaaaaaaatcaagtgATGAGTATTGGTAAACCTACGATAAAATTAGGGGGGtgactgtattttttttttaaataaaattaaaaataatttctattctttttttggAGTTTTAATTTTGCAAATCCTCCAGGGAATCAAATAATATCAAAGGAGGAGGCAACACTTTAACGACGAAAATCTAGGATTCACCCATCAATCAATATTTACACCGAAAAATAAAATCCTACCAAGGAACCACAAGACCCACGGAACAACAATGTTTCTATTTCAAATACCACAAAAAAGGAAGCGAATCTGTCTCCAAACCCAgcaaagcaagaaaagcacgaaactttgaaatgttaatgaaaCCCCACAAGACTAACCGATCCCTAAATCACCCAGAATGTACTGAGGAACCGATTCAAGCATTACCCCCAACAAAAGAAGCAAGACCCTTAATTAGAAACGAGTTTATCTTTCTGTTTAGAGCTGAAAGGCGAAGTCTTAGAACAGAACCCCTAAAGATGAAGAGCGAAGAAGGAGAGAAGAGAAAGTGTGAAGGAAGGAAGAAACTTTAAATGATGGGAAGAATTAGAATCataaggagaaagagaagaagtaCGGAGAAGGTTCCCTTTCTACCGGAATAGGCTCGCATctcaaacaacaacaacaacgcCACTTCCCTCTTACCCATCTTTCTCTCCCCCGCtgctttcctttcttttcttttcttttcttttcccttcAACCTCTCTTCCCACACcaccttattattattttattaccttataacaataattattattataatgaataattaatgtttaggtcaaaaaaaatattgaatagtAAATGTCATTCATTTGTTGATTTCTATAAAACAACACGCAAACCCGCCCTCatctttactttttaataaaaaaaattacgctCTATATATCTTTTGTCTCagaagttttaaattaattatttttaatttttcaaatttaaaattgatattaaaattataataatcacaaatatttaacacttttaatttattaactttgtTAAAACAATACCCAATAATCTCGCACATACTTCGAAAAACATGctttaatttcttattaaaattaattttatagtaataaaattatatgaagaaATACATTTgcctttttttaaatataaaatttaatttaattctaaaaattaactaaatttgaataaatgataaattacacaaatataaaaataaaatagttatttcaatttaaaaataataaaatttaaattaccgatcatttaaaaagtaaaaatataaatgtaattattttaatttaaaataacaattattcaaaagagtaaaattaaaagaaaatatgtaaaaaacaaTCTCTTcgtatatagatatataaatataaaattcaaaaaataattacatacaaattaattatcatttaaaaaaaagtagaaatatagttgttttaacttaaaaaattaattgcttgaaaaataaaattgaaattcaaaattgcATATATAatgaacaaacaaaaaataaataaaatatatggtagttgaaaaaaaagtaggtattaatattaaaagtatgttaacaacaattatataataaagaataaaattagaatatgaaatgtatattcagttctctttaaaaaaaaattattattgttcttaTCACATATTCAATAGTTTtacattgtttaaaagtttagGCCTAAGAcgatttaaataactttttctattttcatccATCGAAGCGCCTTTTAAGACGGAACTGACGCTCTAAATACTTTTGATGTATGGTAATTGATCTTAATGATGTCCTGGGATAAAAacaactattataattattaacattaaaaggattacaaaaataaatagtttttataattttatttattttgtagactgattttttaatataaatagttatttttgtaatacactagaaaatgacattttaaaagtgatagtggtttaaaaatagtgagactcgattattttaatattaaaaggttttagtataaatagaattgttataaacgagtttcattattttaaaacacactatctctctagaaaccacttttctagagttctctgacttctctctagaggttctgtctctctggtcgtctgattgaagaaccgagaccgtaggattgatcctcttggcgagctcttcaaattggaccgatcagtttcttcgttcgcgtaagttgagtttctgctctcttttttagtcttttctattttttgttgcatgcaagccctcttccgcttgcatgcgacgttttaatcatcagtatgagtctctgcttatcagtgatcataacggtatgtcctgatcgttcttgtgatgtttctatgtgtagatagagcatcctgtggaattagaggtgttgacgtttttaaggcgttgacgtttataaagttgtctaaacaggataacaggtaagggaagctaactgttttacttgaatttcgtatagaaatcattctgatgactttgaattgcatgattgagtgttgtatgagtgcttaaactgtgtaattgagtgtatgatTGAATTGTGCTAGATTCATGgactgttgcatgtgagaacagattgggaatctggtattttcgcctaagcgagcagctctcgcttgagcgaaaacaccagaaactcatccccTGTCTCTATgcgagatctcgcctaggcgagccaatctcgcttgagcgagagtcactctcgtctaagcgagacagcttagcctgagcgagaattcacccagagtttgggttgttctctATTTCgagcctcgctcaagcgagaatgactcgcctaaacgagagagctctttcgcctgggcgagatcttCTAGTTTGGGCGAGAACCTCTGCAGCTGAGTGTTATTTTCCttgtttctaatggatgaagctatgtttaaatgttaaaatgtgaacttagttatgatatgcatgaattatTATGACTGATAAATAAtatgtgtggtgaaattgcatgaagtcggaatatgagaagatgtggttgaattagaatttcaagggaaattctaagaggaatgttttagtgtatgtaaggacataaggactctgtatgggttggtatcctgaaactccaataatcattcatgcTCAGATAGagcataatggattatgtcatgaggagtagcaggaggtcctagtctttggacttgatcaagtcttagacgcgaaggggacttaccctgaaactccctatttttattagttttaagctgctaaaattgggatgttacaattttcatctaaaaaatgattctttcaaaaaataagaatttatgaaaaccaaaacaaaagtctttgttaatgttataaattattaaattataataataaattttcaaaatatataacctaAAACGGAAATATATTAGCTTTTATGTAagatcttaaaatattttaatttagaaaaatgatgatttaagtttaaattataatttttaggaTGACTGAAATGGTGAAGtaagttatataatttatttggttAGAATGTTGGTTGAGGAATTTGATGTGATTTGTATATTGTTTAGTTGTGAGCTGTGATTATAAGGTTGGTCATTTATATGTTAGTTCaccattgtttttttttattttctttttgagataattataattttatacggGAGCATATGTTAGTGTGGATACGAACGAAGAGGCACAATAGTGACGAGTCGTTATGGGAATTATGTTGAGGAGTCTATTATTACTTTAGTAGGTGTATttcaaaaatggttaaatttgtttttaatctctGCGAAATATTAATTTGTGTTTACCTAAACTTTTGATACATTATGGTtcccaaactttaaaaatgaataaaacgttaaatttttttgacctATCAAATGTGTTTCTCAACTGACATTGAAGCGGAGATGTGCCAAacaatgtaaacaattcaaatgctagcatgaaacacgtttgacacaaaaaaaaaataacgtaattggattaaaagaaCTGTATCCATTTACTTTCTAAGTTTAggactaaaatgtatcaaagtttcagataaagacgaatttcaattttggtcaaagtttaaggactaaaaacatgtttaatccTTTCAGAGATGAgtttctcatttttgtaaacattagtttcaataaaagttaaggatattaaaatttgaatttgactatatttaataaataaggtttaattatgttcttaagAAATTGTTGGTATTAAAGTTAAGTAATAGTATTTCCTAATTATTAGTGACATCCAAAATggaatgggacgttacatttaaaAAAGTCTCATAATAAAAATCCATTATATGTGTTCTTgtattaaatacataaaaataaaatgtaaaaaggAAGTGAAatagaatttatatattatttcaaaagattttcatttattaaacaTTCATGAATGATATCTATTGGTTTGAAAAAAAGTGTAGAAGTATATGtatgaaaaatttataaaaaaaagttgaaaataacttgaattatagaaataatttaacatCCCAATTTAGTAGATTTACATTACTAACTGAACTATTACAAATTAGGTATTAAGCAATAGACTATCACATAAACATATAATATGTGTTTACAGTCCTCGATCAATCTCAATGGTACATTTTTCAGAATATATAAAGTTATTCAATAAATGGAAGATTTATACAATGCAACACTATATACCTATCTATCAACTATACTCTATTTAACCATCACTCAGTCTCACTGCTTAACAATCCTCATACCTGCATTATCATTTTCTCACGTATAACATACAACCATTGTAGATGGATAAACCACCACTCAACACAGAAAACATGGTAAGTTAATAGTATTTTATACCATCATATATTATAACATCACAAAGATTAAACAGAAACATTAGTCCACACATTTTACATACAACATGTATTATTCACAATTACATCT contains:
- the LOC114177819 gene encoding putative 1-phosphatidylinositol-3-phosphate 5-kinase FAB1C, which gives rise to MGIPDSSLLDLEKVRSWVSWGRSDLYYLSEKFDMHHSGSKMCCECNRNFSEMTYNCKSCGRWFCGKCIGVCDLPNLESENTGFRETIRSCKFCLDANMRMCSEGQRKCSEKVHPSVSPQESPRQSPEPPSPCFSVESDRISSPLNAELNQGSHFERCFHDHDYGYYPCSEVNKSLTSSATHPSSLSTHLSTFRSNEEGMEDSGKDFLSQSRTYCDNYSDIDSSSVSARHDTYNYNSVGSSPSDSPSRIGFTSSWAGLPVQKEQEKGPIPQNDGPISQQSMAVLRKPEQGTEDAYTTAYFSDDLSIFRNQDENMQRPLDFENNGHIWFPPPPDDENDDAEGNFFAYDDEDDDIGDSGAMFSSSSSLSNMFAGKEKHNDGNKEPLRAVIEGHFRALVSQLLQGEGIKVGNENDSDDWLDIVATVAWQAANFVRPDTSKGGSMDPGDYVKVKCIASGSPSESTLIKGVVCTKNIKHKRMTSQYKNPRLLLLGGALEYQKVPNQLASFDTLLQQENDHLKMIISKIEALRPNVLLVEKTVASCAQEYLLAKEISLVLNVKKPLLERIARCTGALITPSVDNLSKARLGHCELFRLDRMVEDHETANQLNRKPSKTLMFFEGCPRRLGCTVLLKGTCREELKKIKHVVQYAVFAAYHLSLETSFLADEGASLPKMIVKHSTDTPESATADTDISMISNTFSTSMPQLEVDDASRVKDIVGIDLKLETLGSGLEHPDDLSCHSYADTMADYRSESVLSDSYYNNFTSNLTVDSDYIHPCNESDGDTIFSTRDFSQSGLLETMVQEERECGEVADSTKDKTNEDELSGEYFSATDGHQSILVYFSSHCVSKGTVCERTRLLRIKFYGSFDKPLGRYLRDDLFDQACCCQSCKEPAEAHVLCFTHLQGNLTINVKRLPSVKLPGERDGKIWMWHRCLRCPFEDGVPPATRRVVMSDAAWGLSFGKFLELSFSNHATANRVATCGHSLQRDCLRYYGFGSMVAFFRYSPIDILSVHLPPSVLEFGHIQEGWIRKEAEELSIKVETLYAEISNVLGRLETKIVSASIGNESSDTCDIQNHILDLKDMLRRERSDYHSLLRSGTVAPQPGKMALDILELNRLRRSLLIGSHVWDHRLYSLDSLIKRSFSSKVKQENELCADVKELRVDSFHKDQNIDCGPEQTNAQLSKLHESHKGHMLAEPDDTLEPCTSGSLTCYTEGEKVHSDGELNKTFSECISRNESNLSEKIDSAWTGTDQPQANAVPAGSIQQVNQHDSPPFRRLTQPMRVHSFDSAVRVHERIRKILPSSLHLSTLRSFHASGDYGNMVRDPVSNILQSYVQMLPWETQKLNLILSSTPTFISSVSSIAEGARLLLSQTYHGDRVIAVYDNDYSSIISYALSSKEYEDWVSGKSDLPEGSWIARERSKEDLATSSFSAWGSLDLDYINYGSSYGPEDVPSSVVGSLLRDPKKSVHLQISFGDDSVGAGGKVNFSVTCYFAKQFESLRKKCCPSEVDFVRSLSRCRRWSAQGGKSNVYFAKSLDERFIIKQVTKTELESFVEFAPQYFKYLMDALNSGGPTCLAKILGIYQVSVKYPKGGKETKIDLMVMENLFYKRNISRVYDLKGSERSRYNPDTTGTNKVMLDMNLLEALRTKPIFLGSRAKRRLERAVWNDTSFLASVDVMDYSLLVGVDDERKELVLGIIDFMRQYTWDKHLETWVKASGILGGPRNAAPTIVSPKQYKKRFRKAMTTYFLTLPLENV